One region of Danio rerio strain Tuebingen ecotype United States chromosome 5, GRCz12tu, whole genome shotgun sequence genomic DNA includes:
- the LOC141385716 gene encoding uncharacterized protein, with amino-acid sequence MSKKSSSSWKTRSHVSTQHSGHSSTSSAAALARAEAEAAKARLSFAEKEMKMKIEEAHLKASMDMLKQEKETAAAIAKANALEAAVEHCSERLSCKLLQDHTPVDATQRTKDYVMEQAKTNSQYLSMPAVEPFSDDQTGQVHTPPFNTPILRPEDNDSIRIASAAASVQNNSSTNDFVRYLARRELISTGLLKFNDKPESYRAWRCSFKNTIRDLNLTFSEEIDLLVKWLGKESAEHVSRIRIVNANNPKRGLEMIWTRLEECYGSPEVIENSLFRRLESFPKLTNKDYAKLRELSDLLMELQSAKADGDLPGLALLDTARGVNPVVEKLPFGLQDRWLSVGSDYKLKNNIPFPPFDVFVGFISQQAKIRNDPSFSFTSHVDSPAKITPWKQFTRKEVSVHKTDVSPTVFCNKEKLPNNDCDKLCPIHKKAHPLRKCRIFREKPLEERKAFLKENGICFRCCMSSLHIAKNCKAHVKCTDCDSENHDTALHPGPVPLTHDITPHPEYGGERDPASASTISSQCTQVCGGDWTDRSCSKICIAKVYPSGCRSKAVKLYAIIDDQSNRSMARTEFFNMFGIQSPSLPYSLKTCAGIVETTGRRASGFQIESMDGQTSLPLPDLIECNEIPNNRLEIPSPSAAFHHPHLKPVAHLIPEIDPDAHILLLLGRDILRLHKVRKILNGPHNLPFAQKLDLGWVIVGNVCLGNVHKPTTVNALYTKILDNGRSSLFEPCPNVLLVKDRYSGSHIPCCNRKLTHQSDHLGDMVFQRTRDDDKVALSIEDDYFLDIMNKEFQKDENNSWVAPLPFKNPRQRLPDNRMQAMKRLSSLLRNFERKPQMREHFVSFMEKVFENGHAEVAPPLKDEEERWYLPIFGVYHPKKPGQIRVVFDSSSQYNGVSLNDMLLTGPDLNNSLLGVLLRFRKESVAITADIQQMFYCFLVKEDRNFLRFLWFRDNDPSKDIVEYRMTVHVFGNSPSPAVAIYGLRKAAHQEGKERDPEVQQFVERDFYVDDGLKSPPTVEATVSLLKRTQTVLARSNVRLHKIASNKREVMEAFPSQDYASDLKDLDLEKDNLPMQRSLGLNWDLKQDCFVFTVPDEVKPFTRRGVLSTINSLFDPLGIAAPVTIQGKFILRDLTLGNIDWDSPLPQTMEETWVAWRNSLQELRHLQIPRTYSKQSPSVAACRELCVFSDASIKAIAAVAYLKLSYPERSNDVSFVMGKVKLSPLPEHTIPRLELCAAVLAVEVADLISSEVDMDLDVITFYTDSKVVLGYIHNQTRRFYVYVNNRVLRIRRSSQPEQWCYVRSDQNPADIATRSISAACLANSPWLMGPKFLADSPSTLEQETFKLVNPASDAEIRPEVTNMSTTTVSKKLGSERFSRFSTWQSLIRSIGSLIHIANVFHKTATNETRCPRSWHYCPKAGSAENFSKAKTVILQAVQEETYATEIACIKSGKNLPKSSPLISLNPFIDNEGLLRVGGRISAAKLDQDETNPLIVPGKHHVGALLVKHYHQQTQHQGRLITEGAIRAAGLWVIGGKRLVNNILYHCVLCRKLRGHLQTQKMASLPADWVCTDPPFTNIGLDVFGPWSIYTRRTRGGLAHDKRWAVIFTCLSVRAVHIEVIESLDTSSFINALRRFFALRGPVKEIRSDRGTNFIGACKELQIPSNIDEKSVQKYLAEHGCSWIFNPPHASHMGGCWERMIGMARKILDSMFLQLGHMKITHEVLTTFMAEVTAIINARPLVPVSTDPSDPFLLTPALLLTQKVGSPIAPAGAFGTKDLFQRQ; translated from the coding sequence ATGTCGAAGAAAAGCTCGTCATCATGGAAGACCAGATCACATGTCTCAACGCAGCATTCAGGCCATTCTTCAACAAGTTCTGCAGCCGCACTAGCACGTGCAGAAGCAGAGGCTGCAAAGGCACGGCTATCATTTGCTGAAaaggaaatgaaaatgaaaatagaaGAAGCACATTTAAAAGCCTCTATGGACATGTTAAAGCAGGAGAAAGAAACTGCTGCAGCTATTGCAAAGGCCAATGCACTTGAAGCTGCAGTTGAACACTGTAGTGAAAGATTAAGTTGCAAACTTTTGCAAGATCATACACCAGTAGATGCAACACAGCGCACTAAAGATTATGTCATGGAGCAAGCAAAGACAAATAGCCAATATCTATCAATGCCCGCTGTAGAGCCATTTTCTGATGACCAAACAGGGCAGGTTCATACACCACCATTCAATACACCCATACTTCGTCCAGAAGACAACGATTCAATTCGGATCGCATCTGCTGCTGCATCTGTTCAAAATAATTCCAGTACGAACGACTTTGTGCGTTACTTAGCTCGCCGTGAACTGATTTCTACAGGGCTACTGAAATTCAATGATAAACCAGAAAGCTACAGAGCCTGGCGgtgttcatttaaaaatactATCAGAGATTTAAACTTAACATTTAGTGAGGAAATTGACCTTCTTGTCAAGTGGCTTGGAAAGGAGTCTGCTGAACATGTCAGTCGGATCCGAATTGTAAATGCAAATAACCCAAAGAGAGGATTGGAAATGATTTGGACCAGGTTAGAGGAATGCTATGGCTCACCGGAAGTGATAGAGAATTCACTGTTCAGACGTCTTGAGAGCTTTCccaaactaacaaacaaagatTATGCAAAACTAAGAGAGTTGAGTGACTTACTCATGGAGCTGCAGTCAGCAAAGGCTGATGGAGATTTGCCTGGACTTGCGCTACTTGACACCGCTCGTGGAGTAAATCCTGTCGTTGAAAAACTTCCTTTCGGACTTCAGGATAGGTGGTTATCTGTGGGCTCTGATTATAAACTGAAAAACAACATCCCATTCCCTCCCTTTGATGTGTTTGTTGGGTTCATTAGTCAACAGGCAAAGATCAGAAATGACCCAAGTTTTAGTTTTACATCTCATGTAGATAGTCCTGCCAAGATAACTCCATGGAAACAGTTTACACGGAAGGAGGTTTCAGTTCACAAAACAGACGTGTCACCTACTGTCTTCTGTAACAAAGAGAAACTCCCTAACAATGACTGTGACAAGTTGTGTCCTATACATAAAAAGGCACATCCTCTTCGCAAGTGCCGTATTTTTCGGGAGAAGCCTTTGGAAGAGCGTAAAGCATTTCTGAAAGAAAATGGAATCTGCTTTAGATGCTGTATGTCATCACTGCACATTGCGAAAAATTGCAAGGCCCATGTTAAATGCACAGATTGTGATAGTGAGAATCACGATACTGCCCTTCACCCTGGACCAGTACCATTGACTCATGACATAACCCCCCATCCAGAGTATGGCGGGGAGAGGGATCCAGCATCAGCATCTACAATCTCATCACAATGCACCCAGGTCTGTGGTGGGGATTGGACTGACAGATCATGCTCAAAAATCTGTATCGCCAAAGTCTATCCTAGTGGTTGTCGCAGTAAAGCAGTGAAACTTTATGCAATAATTGATGACCAAAGTAACAGATCAATGGCCCGTACCGAGTTCTTTAATATGTTTGGCATACAAAGTCCTAGCTTACCATATTCATTAAAAACTTGTGCTGGGATCGTGGAAACAACGGGAAGAAGAGCAAGTGGCTTTCAAATTGAATCTATGGATGGACAGACTAGTCTTCCACTTCCAGACCTAATCGAGTGTAATGAGATTCCCAATAACCGGTTAGAGATTCCTTCACCTTCTGCTGCTTTCCATCACCCCCACCTCAAACCAGTAGCACATCTCATCCCGGAAATCGATCCAGATGCTCACATCCTACTTCTCCTTGGACGAGATATCCTCAGACTGCATAAGGTGCGTAAAATACTCAATGGCCCACATAACTTGCCATTCGCACAAAAGCTTGATCTGGGATGGGTCATTGTAGGCAATGTCTGCCTAGGAAATGTCCATAAGCCAACAACAGTTAACGCACTATACACTAAGATTCTGGATAATGGAAGGTCTTCACTCTTTGAACCATGTCCCAATGTCCTGCTGGTAAAGGACAGATATAGTGGTTCCCACATTCCATGTTGCAACAGAAAACTCACACACCAATCAGACCACTTGGGTGATATGGTGTTTCAACGTACAAGAGATGATGATAAAGTAGCTCTGTCCATTGAGGATGACTATTTTCTGGACATTATGAACAAAGAGTTTCAGAAAGACGAAAACAACAGTTGGGTGGCACCACTGCCATTTAAAAATCCCAGACAGCGTCTTCCTGACAATAGAATGCAAGCTATGAAGCGGCTCTCATCCCTCTTGCGCAACTTTGAGAGGAAACCACAGATGAGAGAACACTTTGTATCCTTCATGGAGAAAGTTTTTGAGAACGGTCACGCAGAGGTGGCTCCACCTCTCAAAGATGAAGAGGAAAGGTGGTATCTCCCTATATTCGGTGTATATCATCCAAAGAAACCTGGACAAATCCGGGTAGTGTTTGACTCTAGTTCCCAATACAATGGTGTCTCTCTCAACGACATGCTGTTAACAGGCCCTGATCTTAATAATTCTCTCTTGGGTGTGCTTCTTAGATTCCGCAAAGAGTCAGTAGCCATAACTGCAGACATCCAAcagatgttttattgttttcttgtTAAAGAAGACAGAAACTTTCTGAGATTCTTATGGTTCCGGGACAATGACCCCAGTAAAGACATTGTGGAGTACCGTATGACAGTCCATGTCTTTGGGAATAGCCCATCGCCCGCCGTAGCCATCTATGGTCTCAGAAAAGCTGCCCACCAAGAAGGAAAAGAGCGGGATCCTGAAGTGCAACAGTTTGTAGAACGGGATTTCTATGTAGACGACGGGCTAAAGTCTCCTCCCACAGTAGAAGCAACAGTGAGTCTCCTGAAACGCACACAGACAGTTCTCGCAAGATCAAATGTGAGGTTGCACAAGATCGCCTCCAACAAGAGAGAAGTAATGGAGGCGTTTCCATCACAGGACTATGCAAGTGATCTAAAAGATCTTGATCTTGAAAAAGATAACCTTCCCATGCAACGCAGCCTAGGACTAAACTGGGACCTCAAACAagactgttttgtttttacagtacCTGATGAAGTGAAGCCCTTTACACGTAGAGGAGTCTTGTCCACCATCAACAGTCTGTTTGACCCTTTAGGAATTGCGGCTCCAGTAACCATCCAAGGCAAATTTATTTTGCGAGAtttaacactgggaaacattgaTTGGGACTCTCCACTGCCTCAGACCATGGAGGAAACATGGGTTGCATGGCGCAATTCCTTACAAGAGCTAAGACACCTTCAGATACCTAGAACCTACTCCAAGCAATCACCCTCAGTAGCTGCGTGCAGAgagttgtgtgtgttttcagacgCGTCCATCAAAGCTATCGCAGCAGTTGCTTATCTTAAGCTTTCTTACCCTGAGAGAAGCAATGACGTAAGCTTTGTGATGGGTAAAGTGAAACTTTCTCCACTTCCTGAACATACCATCCCAAGGTTAGAACTCTGTGCTGCAGTCTTGGCAGTGGAAGTAGCTGACCTCATTTCATCTGAGGTGGACATGGATCTAGACGTCATCACCTTCTACACTGACAGCAAGGTGGTGTTAGGTTATATACATAATCAGACCAGACGATTTTATGTCTATGTCAACAACCGAGTCTTAAGGATAAGAAGATCCAGTCAGCCAGAACAGTGGTGTTATGTACGCTCTGACCAAAACCCAGCGGACATAGCCACAAGGTCCATTTCTGCAGCGTGCCTCGCAAACAGTCCATGGCTTATGGGTCCCAAGTTCCTTGCAGATTCTCCTAGCACTCTAGAGCAGGAAACATTCAAGCTCGTAAATCCTGCATCTGATGCAGAGATACGACCTGAAGTGACGAATATGAGCACTACTACTGTGAGCAAGAAGCTAGGATCAGAACGTTTTTCCAGGTTTTCCACTTGGCAATCACTTATCCGTTCTATTGGAAGCCTTATTCACATTGCCAATGTTTTCCATAAAACAGCAACTAATGAAACTCGATGTCCCAGAAGTTGGCACTACTGTCCAAAGGCTGGCTCAGCAGAAAACTTCTCAAAGGCTAAGACTGTCATCCTTCAGGCCGTCCAGGAAGAAACCTATGCAACAGAAATTGCATGCATTAAGAGTGGGAAAAACCTTCCTAAATCTAGTCCATTGATTTCACTGAATCCATTCATTGACAATGAAGGCCTTTTAAGAGTTGGAGGTCGCATTTCAGCCGCAAAACTGGATCAGGATGAAACTAATCCTCTGATTGTTCCTGGAAAACACCATGTTGGAGCCCTATTGGTAAAGCATTATCACCAACAAACCCAGCATCAAGGACGATTAATCACTGAAGGTGCTATCCGCGCAGCCGGTCTCTGGGTCATTGGAGGCAAGAGACTTGTAAATAATATCCTGTATCACTGTGTCCTTTGTCGAAAACTCCGTGGCCACCTCCAAACTCAGAAGATGGCTTCACTTCCTGCAGACTGGGTATGTACAGATCCTCCATTCACCAACATAGGTCTAGATGTGTTTGGCCCATGGTCCATCTATACACGTCGGACAAGAGGAGGTCTCGCACATGATAAAAGATGGGCAGTAATCTTCACTTGTCTCAGTGTCAGGGCAGTCCACATTGAGGTAATTGAGTCCTTGGACACCTCCAGTTTTATCAATGCCCTCAGGCGTTTCTTTGCTCTCCGAGGCCCAGTAAAAGAAATTCGTTCAGATCGAGGGACAAATTTCATCGGTGCATGCAAGGAGCTTCAGATTCCATCAAACATTGATGAGAAGAGTGTTCAAAAATACCTGGCAGAACATGGTTGCTCCTGGATATTCAATCCACCTCATGCCTCCCACATGGGTGGCTGTTGGGAAAGAATGATAGGAATGGCAAGAAAGATACTAGATTCTATGTTCCTCCAATTGGGACACATGAAAATAACTCATGAAGTGCTCACTACTTTCATGGCTGAAGTAACCGCCATCATCAATGCTAGACCACTGGTGCCGGTGTCGACTGATCCAAGTGACCCATTTCTTTTGACACCTGCTTTACTCCTCACACAGAAAGTGGGTTCTCCAATTGCTCCCGCTGGTGCTTTTGGAACCAAAGACCTTTTCCAGCGTCAGTAG